One window from the genome of Pseudomonadota bacterium encodes:
- a CDS encoding IS1182 family transposase, with product MAYRCGDRYQMDLMPQSIEEYVSSDNPVRAYDVFVETLNFRELGIEVNPDKVGNSEYEPRSMFKLLVYGYSYGLKSSRKLERECYHNLSFIWLMGGLRPDHKTIAEFRRNNKNALQNVLQQCARMCIKLDLVGGNILFVDGTKIRANAGRHRSHDRAYYEKRLADIDSRIEQLLIECETVDQSEEGTPSYIAMDKELSKKQHLKDRIRQALDAFKDDTRKQINQTDTDCAIMHSVQGSHARYNVQSVVDEQHGLIVHAEAVNSTSDVNQFARQIEKANGLLDYPCKVACADAGYANTDELEKIDQQGIKVIVPSQRQALHEEESPFSKSHFIYDKEQDAYICPEGQTLRYDSMDQNTGKRHYLIVDKKLCLHCKHYGQCTDSKRGRKIVRLHNEDVKIRLEAQYQAESSQEIYAKRKTKVEHPFGHIKRNLKTDAFHLRKKDGVQAETALLATCFNIVRMITIFGVSTLIEKLTGLNRVAVGC from the coding sequence ATGGCATATCGATGCGGCGACCGTTATCAGATGGACTTAATGCCCCAGAGCATAGAAGAATATGTAAGTTCCGACAATCCAGTACGAGCTTATGATGTTTTTGTGGAAACACTTAATTTTCGTGAGCTGGGGATAGAGGTTAATCCTGATAAAGTCGGCAACTCTGAATACGAACCTCGATCCATGTTCAAGTTGCTGGTTTACGGCTATTCCTATGGTCTGAAGAGTTCAAGGAAACTGGAGCGGGAATGTTACCATAATTTATCCTTTATCTGGCTGATGGGCGGTTTGCGCCCTGATCATAAAACGATTGCTGAATTTCGGCGCAATAACAAGAACGCCCTGCAAAATGTTTTGCAACAATGCGCCCGGATGTGCATCAAACTGGATTTGGTTGGCGGCAATATTTTGTTTGTTGACGGGACAAAGATCAGAGCAAATGCAGGACGTCACCGTAGCCATGATCGGGCATATTACGAGAAGCGTCTGGCCGATATAGACAGTCGGATTGAGCAATTGCTTATTGAATGTGAAACAGTTGATCAATCTGAAGAAGGAACCCCTTCATATATTGCCATGGATAAGGAACTATCGAAGAAGCAGCATTTAAAGGACAGAATCAGACAAGCTCTGGATGCTTTTAAAGACGATACCAGAAAACAGATCAACCAAACAGACACAGACTGCGCGATCATGCACAGTGTTCAGGGCAGTCACGCCCGCTATAACGTGCAAAGTGTCGTCGATGAACAACACGGATTAATTGTCCATGCCGAGGCGGTCAATTCCACCAGTGACGTGAACCAGTTTGCCCGTCAGATTGAAAAGGCCAATGGCCTCTTGGATTATCCCTGCAAGGTTGCTTGTGCCGATGCCGGATATGCGAACACGGATGAATTGGAAAAGATTGACCAACAAGGAATCAAAGTTATTGTTCCTTCTCAGCGTCAAGCCTTGCATGAAGAAGAAAGTCCGTTTAGCAAGAGTCATTTTATCTATGACAAAGAGCAGGACGCCTATATCTGCCCCGAAGGTCAGACGCTTCGGTATGACAGCATGGATCAGAACACAGGCAAAAGACATTACCTGATTGTGGATAAGAAGCTGTGCCTTCATTGCAAACATTATGGCCAATGTACGGACTCCAAGCGCGGCCGCAAGATCGTTCGCCTGCATAATGAAGATGTAAAGATCAGACTCGAAGCGCAATACCAGGCGGAATCTTCGCAAGAAATATACGCGAAGAGGAAAACAAAGGTGGAACATCCTTTCGGGCACATCAAGAGGAATTTAAAAACAGATGCTTTTCATCTCAGAAAAAAGGATGGAGTCCAGGCCGAGACGGCGCTTTTAGCAACCTGCTTTAATATTGTCCGGATGATTACGATCTTTGGTGTGAGCACACTGATAGAAAAGCTGACCGGACTAAATAGGGTAGCTGTGGGCTGTTAA